GACAAGCACAGCCCCGTGGGCGAGATTTATCAGGAGACGAAAGACCAGAACCCCTTCTACAGGGACGCGGTCTTCGTCTCGACCGACGAACTGATCGAGGCGCTCGAAGCCGCCGGATTCACCGACTTCGAGTTCGTCCAGACGATCTATCACTGGCTCGATGAGATCGAC
This window of the Halapricum desulfuricans genome carries:
- a CDS encoding class I SAM-dependent methyltransferase, with translation MSVTTICFVDDIPQTLAEAARVLEPDGELVLGFIDKHSPVGEIYQETKDQNPFYRDAVFVSTDELIEALEAAGFTDFEFVQTIYHWLDEIDGLEPIESGYGDGSFVGIKATR